The following DNA comes from Salmo trutta chromosome 15, fSalTru1.1, whole genome shotgun sequence.
CCCCACACACCATCAATCCCAGAATAAAAACAGCTGTCCAACATACTTGTCATCTACATGAAGGCAGGGCGGGCACTTGATAGCCAGCCATGTTTTCCACTGTACATGCCGGACTTTGTATACTTGTCCAAAGCCGCCCGAGCCGATCTTCTCCCAGCTCCCAAACTCAGAGGAATCAAAGGTTCTCAGCAGCCCCATATTTCCATGGGAAGGGTCCGGAACGTCCATATCAGTCTTTAGAAAGGCTTGAGTGGTGTTAAAATCCCCAAATCCTTATTTTTTTCCTCTCTAACACACATTCAGAAGAAGTAAACAtacacacctacctacctactgagAGCTCCCTTCCTTGTTTTTCCCCTCTTGCCTAACTCAATCTGGCCCCTCCTTCTCTTCAGGTGAAAGGGGAAGAGCCTATAGTTGTGACAATTTCCTGGGTCTGACCAGACAGACATTAAGTCTTTCCAGGTAGCACGCCACTGACCAGGTTTATCATTAATCTAAGCCCCTGAGCCACTACTCTCTCATATTTCTGTCCAGAAAAAAAATAGTATTTGTAAATAAGATGGAATTCAAGAACAGTGGAATGTTGGGATATCGCCCAATACCGTTGTCCACCTGAGAACCCTAACACTACCAAAGACCCTGTAAATCACCCGAGGAGACTTTCGGAATATCCTTCAACAATGGTTGGTTATGTGATATTGCCCAGATGGCTCTGGTTTGGAATGCGTGTTTATCTGGGAAGTATACTAGCCTATTCATATGAGTTATACTACCGGGATAAATGTATCTAAAACCACAAGCCTTGTCATATACCTGCCCGATTCCTTTCCTGTTCACACCGAGTGTGAGATATGCCCATGACTCAGCAGGTGTCATACATATCAGCAAACATGAACAATGACTAAGTAGAGAAGACTTATTTCTCAAAAGTActagtggtgtaaaaagtacctaattgccatacttttttttattaaagctaacttaatagaaaattactcaagtaaaagtggaaGTCAGCCACTGAAAAACTACTTgagaaagtctaaaagtatttggttttacatatacttaagtataaaaagtacaAATATTTTGAAATTCCTTATTTTTAATCAAACTAGAAGGcgacattttatttaatttacggatagccaggagcacactccaacacacaaagcatgtgtgtttagtgagtccaccagatcagtggcagtagggagaccagggatgttctcttaagtgcatgaattggaacattttactgtcctgcaaagcattcaaaatgtaatgaatagttttgggtgtcagggaaaatgtttagagtaaaaagtacattattttcttcaggaatgtagtgaagtaaaagtagtcaaaaatatgaatagttaAGTACAGATAGCAcaacaaaaactacttaagtagaacTTTAgtctttttacttaagtactttataaACTAAATCATTTTCAGTGGTGTAGTAGCTTGTCCATGAATTAAATACAATTTATGAGTGGGTTCAAAAATGTAATTGTCTTGGTTTACATATTCAGAGGGATATCCCCAAAACATCAGATTTCTTACAATGCATTTACATTtgtcagacgctcttatccagagtgacatgcaatcagtgcattcatcttaaaatagctacATCAATCTTTGtatgtacatttttcctcaaataAGTTAATCAGCAAAGTTAGTGCTAATAGTAAATTACAATAGAAACCCTCAACCACAGATGCCCTCAAACTACAGAACACTTATCCCGATGTCTATTAACTTACAAAAGGTGTAAATGGGACATGTGGGAAACAATGAGATGTTAGCAGTTTGAGGCAGCCTACTTCACACCATAGTGATGCACATCACCAGAGACATTGTTTAATGCTTGGGGCTAATAGAGGACAGAGACATTTCACACAGGGACATTAACAGTTGGTGTCATCCCTGAGAATGAGGGTCTTTAGAGGTGATGGTCCATCTAGTGTAGATGTTCATCCTTCTTGAGGGTGTCGACACACCTTGGCCCGACTGCGGAAGGAGACAATAGCAAGAACCATAGATACAAAAGACCGACGCTCTATTTTGCAGTCCTTCAAAACACCTTTCCTAGACAGAATGTCTCTGCATAATCTAATGCACATGGAACTCATGTTATGTAGGGGTCTCTCATAAGTCATATCTGTGAAGACAGCTCTCCCTTCTGGTTGGTTCAGGTTCTGACTCCGGGTAAGCTACAGGTGTACAACAGGTGGGCGGTTCATAGTCTAGTGGTTAAGCGCGTTGGGTTAATAACCGAATGGTCGCTGGTtcgagcagactaggtgaaaccgtctgtgcccttgagcaaggcatttaacgctaattgctcctgtaagtcgctctggataagggcgtctgctaaatgtaaaaagaCTTACTGGTGCTTTTGACACACACCACTGATTACAATGCCAGCCGAGTTTCCCAGTTGGATAAATCATAATGCCAGAAAGTCTAGAAAACAAGCATGTACCACATTCTCAAATGTATTACTCCATTTAAACATTGTCTAAATATCAAACAGAAAATGGCCTAAAAACATTTCATTTTTGTGAAATTTAATTGAAAAACAATGGCAATAAAAAAAGGCTTCCAGTATTTCTTTGACAATTGCTCAACAATGGTTTTAAGCTTCAATGCTTTCAGAcattcaaaaataaaatatggtTCTCTCTACTGGTTAAATGCTGTGTCTTGGCTGCTTTACACTCGTGATCTACTCATAAAAAAAAAACGAATCTAATTGTCTTCTATTAACCTCTTGTGCAAGGCATTCAAAGCCGTGTGCcaaaatcatttaatattttaaCCCCCAAtgagaataaaaataaaacacttttgCATCTCCATAACCTAATATTGCGAGACGTGCATGTTTAAATTCACAAATTAGAATAAACAATTTCTTGCTTAGGTTTATATTATAACTATTACATTGATCTGTTGATTGGTCAAAACTATACAGCATGACCTAAGAAACAATGCACCCAAATCATTTCATTATTTTTAACTGTACATGCATCTCTGTAAACTATACAGTTCAACAGCTTCCTCTGCGGGGTTTTGGACAAACAACTCACATTGACTCAAGAGAAAGTGGCTCTTGGTTCATGTAAATGCTATCATCCTCCATCAATGTTCTCTCATTCAAGGGGTGTATTTTGGGGAATATAACGTAGGCACATGAATATAACGTAAGAGCATTCAAGGCCTCTAGTCCACACAGGCCTTCCATGTGTCTAGCCTATCCACTGTCCTTCACCAGGACTGAGGTGACCAGCACCTCCCTTCTTCAGTCTAGTAGCTGAACAtctgctgtgttgtgttggcctGCTGTTGCTGTGCTGCCTGGGCTTGTCTAGCCTGCTCTGGGGTCTGGGTCTCAGAGTCCTGGGCGTCACCTGGAGCCCCCTCTGCCACAGGGGTGACCTGGACCCCCTCAGCCTGCGTGACAGGCCTCCAGGCCAGGGTGGGGGCCTCCAGGGGGTGGCCCATTGGGTTGACGAAGGTGGTAAGGTTGATAAAGTGGGCGACCGACTGTGGCCCAGTACTGGCACCACCAGGCCCCACCGTCTCGGTCGTGAGCTCGGCGGGCCGGTTGTGGAGCATGGCGGAGCCGCTGACCGTGTCGAAGGTGACAGTGAGGATGGAGCTGTCCAGGGTGAGGGGCCGGTGGTCGCTGGCTGTCAGGTGGCCCACGGCTACAGGCTGCAGGCTGGTGAACTGGGCAGGTGCATGGGTGGTGATGGGGGTCACTGTGATGTTGGTCAGCCCCACTGAGCTGTTGGGGGAGGAGGCGGAGGACACGTTGGGGTCCGCCAGCACCACCACCTACAACAACAGCACCATCCACACTGGGTCAGATCATACACTACTAACAGTATGATTGACTCACAATCTACAAACGATGTGGACAATATGGAAAACTTTAAAGCCAGGTGCAGTCAAAGACATGATTTTCCTGTTTTATATacaaagtgtacaaaacataaggaaaactgctcttcccatgacacagctttcacctggtcagtatatgatcccttattgatggcacctgtttaatccacttcaaatcagtgtagatgaaggggaggagacaggttaaagaaggaatattaagcctcgagacaattgagacatggattgtgtgtgtgtgcccttcaGAGGGCGAATGgttaagacaaaagatttaaagtgcctttgaacgggatatggtagtaggtgccaggcgcactggtttgagtgtgaaAAGAACTGAAACACGCctgtgtttttcatgctcaacagttccctgtgtgtgtgtgtgtgtatcaagaatggtctaccaacCAAGACATCCAagtcaactgtgggaagcatccctgtgaaacactttcaacaccgtgtagtccatgccctgacaaattgaggctgttctaagggcaaaagggggtgcaactcaattaggagggtgttcctaatgttttgtactctgcATTACAGTGATGTaaagaatccagtatataaataaGCGGCCTGTATAACAGTAGTAGATATTAGAATGAGCAATTtgaagaatacagtatataattaCACAGTGGGAAAAACTGCATAAAGGAAACGGGAAGTGttttctgaaagtattcagaccgcttgactttccACTTTATtaggttacatccttattctaattattctttttttaaatacccttcaaatctacacacaaaaccccataatgacaaagcaaaaacaattttTTGTAATTTatataaaatatcacatttacgtaactattcagatcctttactaagtactttgttgaagcacttttggcagcaattacagcctcgagtctacttgggtatgacactacaagcttgccacacctgtatttgggcagtttctcccattcttctctgcagatcctctcaagctctcaggttggatgggaagcattttcaggtctctccagacatgttcgattgggttcaagtccaggctctggatgggccactcaaggacattcagagacttgtcccgaagccactcctgcattgtcttggctgtgagctttgtcctgttggaaggtgaaccttcaccccagtctgaggtcctgagcactctggagcaggtgttcatcaaggatctctgtactttgctcccgtTCATCTTTTTcgcgatcctgactagtctcccagtccctgccgctgaaagacacccccacagcatgatgctgccaccaccatgcttcaccgtagggatggtgccaggtttcctccagacgtgatgcttggcattcaagccaaagagttgaatcttggtttcatcagaccagagaatcttgtttctcatggtcagagtcctttaggtgccttttggcaaactccaagcgggctgccctgtgccttttactgaggagtatatagagctctgtcagagtgaacatcgggttcttggtcacctccctgaccaaggcccttctcccccgattgcgcagtttggtcgggcggacagatcttggtggttccaaacttcttccatttaagaatggtggaggccactgtgttcttggggacctttaatgctgcattatctttttggtacccttccccagatctgtgcctcggagctctgcggacttggcttggtttttgctctgacatgcactgtcaactgtgggaccttatataaaacaggtgtgtgccattccaaaatcatgtccaatcaattgaatttaccacaggtggactccaagttgtagaaacatctcaaggatgatcaaaatAAACAGGATTCActggagctcaattttgagtctcatagctatgggtctgaatacttatttaaataaggtaattctggctattgtgtgtagattgcttttttaaaatccattttagaataaggctgtaacgtaacaaaatgtggaaaaagtcaaggagtctgaactttccaaaggcactgtatatgcatgGGACAGCagcgttggctgtgtgtgtgtgagcgagtgaATATGGGCGTATGCATGTGTTTGAGTGTATAGATAAGTACAGGAGTCTGCTtgtgtatgaggtgtgtgttCTTAAGAATGCAATTTTCTTATTGGAATTTGGCCTTTAGGTACCCTCTCTAATGCCAGAGGTCACCATAAAGTAGGTCTTACTGGTATCTATGCCCTTGAGCCATAAAAATCAGCCATGGGTGTTCTTAAGCGATTAAGATATTTCAAATGTATAGTCTATTCAACCCCAAGGTCTCAGCCTTGATTTAATGCTTTGGCACCGGGCACAGAAGGATGAAACAACAAACAGATAAGGCAAGAGTATTTAGGTCTGCCCTCCCATCTGTAGGGGGGAGAGATTTGCTGCGACCGGTTtgagtttgtcaagaactgcaacgctgttgggttcAAGctaaacagtttcccgtgtgtaacaacaatggtcctccacccaaaggacatccagccaacttgacaactgtgggaagcattggagtcaacataggccagcatccctgtggaatgctttagacaccttgtagtccatgccccaaaaaatgtaggctgttctgaggacaaaaaggggttggaactcaatattaggaaggtgatcctaatgttttgtacactaaatGTTTTTCCACACaaagttggaataatactgtaaaaATGATAAATCCCTTTTagcgtaagagctgtttgaaaagaccgcctgaaatatCACCATGCCCTTCCATGTGGGACATCACCATGCCCTTCCATGTGGGACATCACCATGCCCTTCCATGTGGGACATCACCATGCCCTTCCATGTGGGACATCACCATGCCCTTCCATGGGGGACATCACCATGCCCTTCCATGGGGGACATCACCATGCCCTTCCATGTGGGACATCACCATGCCCTTCCATGTGGGACATCACCATGCCCTTCCATggggtaaattagttaatagaccaataagagagttccaaacctctctgccaataacagtacATTTTAGGTTTTCCTCTCTAGtcaaaccactcccagacagtcctagcaaaattgctttagaaattgctctttgctaagaagccatTTCACttaacattttaatttaaaataataaggtacttaattgttacccagaaatgatttgatattgagataaaaacagctgcattggacctttaaaaacCCCACTTATCCACAGCATTAATCAAGACATTTATAATGGACCGATGGACCCAATTGCAATAAATAGAATCTCTAACCTAATATAATTGCTAACATAGATGAACTGACAAATACATGACCCACCCACCTGCTGTATACTCTGCACAGCAGAGCTGGTCTCATCTCCCACTATGGTGGTGGTGTACTGTACTCCTTTGCCTGTGAAGTCAGCGTACTCATCAGAGTCTGACAGCTCCGGCTCCTCCAGCTGTTTCTGCTTCTTCCTGGGCGGCCGTGGGGTCCGCTGGGGCCTCTCCCCAGAAAGAGCCTCCTTCTCCAGGGTTAGAGTGGGCTGTGAGGGTGGTATGAGAACCAAGAGTATTAAAATTAGTTCCATCTCTGCATATACTGTACTTAACTCACCACCATAGGCGTTGTATGGCACTTCCTACCTGCACAATGCTGATGCTTGACTCATCAATTGTTGAGTCTTCTTGGAGCTCGTCAAACTCATCTATTCTCACAGTGACCACCTGGGGTAGGAGGAGAGAGCACAAGTTTAAATAAAGCTGAGACTTCACTATCAATGAGAGGTGGGATAGGAAATTATGTTTAAAATAGAGCTGACACTAAGAATTCCATTCAAGATGTGGTAGATCTCATGCATATACTGTCCCAGCTCACCTCGGGGTGTCTACACGGTTTAACCCCTACTGTCCCAGCTCACCTCGGGGTGTCTACACGGTTTAACCCCTACTGTCCCAGCTCACCTCGGGGTGTCTACACGGTTTAACCCCTACTGTCCCAGCTCACCTCGGGGTGTCTACACGGTTTAACCCCTACTGTCCCAGCTCACCTCGGGGTGTCTACACGGTTTAACCCCTACTGTCCCAGCTCACCTCGGGGTGTCTACACGGTTTAACCCCTACTGTCCCAGCTCACCTCGGGGTGTCTATACGGTTTAACCCCTACTGTCCCAGCTCACCTCGGGGTGTTTGCGCCTCATGTGGCGGTTCATGGAGGCTCGGGTGGACACCTTGGTGCCACACATGTGACAGCTCTGGGCCTCCACCTTCTCATGGGTCAGCTGCACATGCTTCTGGAGCATGTATTCTGTCACATACTTCTTATCACACACCGCACACGACCACGTCTTCCCCACTGGGGAGCGAGACAAGAGAGAAATCTAATAACAGTTCTCAAACAGAAGGTATTGATGGAGTTGTCCAAACCGAAAACACACAATCGGAAACGATGAGTATTCATCCAGGAACTTGCCTGTGTGAATGAGCTTGTGTGTCTCCATGGTGTTCCTCTCACTGAAGGTCTTCCCACACAACTCACACATGAAGTCCTTTATTCCTGCAGGAGTAGAAACGGTACATCTGTCAGTGTAAGCCTTAACCAAATAAGCCCTTTGTACCTTACATGCTTCATTAGCTTTGTTGTATCTGTAAGATATGACAAATGTTCAGCCATGCATGTTAGCTTACAATGCCCAACCCATGTTTAGAAATGACAGTGGCGTTTTTTCCGCCACTGCCTCTGGGTTGTTTTGAATAGTTGTTGCTGGGCCCATCTTACCCGTGTGTCTCTTGTAGTGTTTCAGCATGTTGACCTTCTGGGCAAACTTGCGGTTGCACTCCTTACACTCGTACTCTTTGATGCCCTTATGCAGCTTCATATGGTGCCTCAGCGCATGCTTGGTCTTCATCCCTGCAGAAAACACATTGGCTTAAGTTTTTCCATCTTAGCCCTTGTGGATGATTTTACCAAAAAAGTACATGCATACTTTGATCAGAACATTTCTCCAATTCATAGAGCCACATATTTCTTGCTATTACCATTCACGGTAAGTGCTTGGTAAAGGCAAAAACAGCAGTTGGAAAAGCCACCACCAATGTAGGTCAATTTGGTCTCAATTTCTAGTCTATTATGCAAAAGCCTGTACCCCTAACTATTTGACAAAGACAGTTGTCATGGTGACAGCCTCACCTTTCCCACACTCAGCACATAGGAAGTCTCTGACGTTGTCATGGACCCTCAGGTGTTCCTTTAGCATGTCCTTCCTGGCAAACGACTTCCCACACTGGTCACATCCGTGGCTCTTCACCCCTGGGAGAACCACATTACAGAGAcagcaataaaaaataaaaaagttgaaTAAGCCCATAAAATCAGATATTCATCATGCCTTCAAGACAAATATTGGGTGGCTATCATAGTGCCAAAATATGTGATTCATGTGTGTTGAAGAACAAAATGTAATGTGGTCCAGTATCCAGAAAGTATCTTGTTAGAGATGAAGGGTGCGGTTCATACCTGTGTGAATGACCTTGTGTCTCTCCAGGTTGCCGATGCTGTTGAAGATTCGGCCACACATTTCACAGGGGTGGATGTACCTTTGGAGCAAAATGAAAAGAGTAACAGACAGGGTTATTGTCTGGGTGCAAGTAACGAGCCAAGAAGGAGTGTACAACAGCCTGTTTAATGTCCTATATCTCTGTGTCCTGGTCCtcgtctctccacctgtcccaTGTCCCTGTCCCTCATATGTCCCTGTCCCTCATACCTCTGCACTGCAGGGTCTGGGAGCTGTTCTCTGTGAATGACCAGGTGGGCGTTGTAGGTGGCTTTCAGAGCGAAGCGCCGGTTACAGATGATGCAGCCATAACCCCTCTCTTTGTGCAGGTCCATAATGTGCTTCAGGTAGTCTCTGCCCTTGAAGAACGTCACCTAAAACACAAAGACAGTAGATTCGAACAGAGGCCATGGAGAGTGCTTGTTTAACCACCACCGTGGTGCGAGTGTGTTTGCGTGACAGAATGTGTCGGGATACGGACATGCGTGAGAGGTGTGTGACTGACCTGACACTTCTTGCAGCTGTACTTGTGGGTCTCTTGTCCGTAgtcttcatcctcctcatcagTGTCGTCGCTGCTGTCCACTGAGATGCCAATCTTCCTGATgaactcctccctctcctgctcatCCATCAGGGCTATGTCCTGGAGTACACACACAGGAAGTTGAGCAATGACACCACTATGGACCTAGTGTCAatctctttatttctctttcATGTTTGAGTGTGAATGAAATGTGTGGCTATGTACGAGTTCAAAAGAAGCATGAACTAAACGTTTGATTGCAACATCCACATAATCTCTCTCACCTTAAAGTGCACGTGAATATGGTCCCTCAGGACGTCCACCCTGAAGAACTTGCGTCCGCAGATCTCACAGGTGTACTTCTTATCCCCGTGAGTCAGCAGATGCTTGTTCATGTTGCTCCTGCAGGaaaacacctggacacacacagtcAGGGTAAATATCTTCTTTCAAGGCTTCTTTTTATTTTGACTCATTTGATCCAATGCCAAAATAAGTATATTTTCAGGTATCCGCGTCACAGCACCTTGCCACAGATAGGACATGCTGAAGGCTCCTTTCTGTATTTGGTCCCTTCCTCCCCATTGGCCTCCAGCTCTTCCCTCTTCAGGTGCTTTGGGTTTGCTGAGACATACAATAACAGTACAGCTGAGCTCAGAGAAGGCTGATTGATGCTTTGGGATAGAACACATTTCAGGATCATGAGCCATGCACTTGTAAAAGTTGCAAGCTCTGCTGATATAAACTAATCAAGTACATCATACTCCAACATACTTCAAACTTAGAGACCCAGTGGGCAAAAAAAATATGAATCAACGTTATTTCCACATCATGGAAACATCATCACATACAAAAAtgtatgtgatgacattgaatcaatgtgggaaaactgattggatttgtaaAAAGTCATCAAAATAAgggcatttcatatttttttcacctaacttttaaccttaatccaatgacatggtgaaatgttttgtttatcTCATggtgaattcacattagttgtcAACAACCACATTTAAAGCAAAACTAGacgaactgacgtctgtgcccagcggGGAGTATCACCAAAATAGTCATCAATAAAGATGGATCATGTCCCCCTGGTCCCTCTGCCAGTACTGACCCACAGTATGTCTCTTCTGGTGGTCCTGCATGACGTCCTTGCGGTAGAACATCTTGCTGCAGATCTCACAGGCGTACAGCTTCTCTCCGTGCTTCTTCTTGTGCTTAGACAGGTTACTGTTGGTGGAGAAGAACCTCGAGCAGATCTCACACTGGAACGTCTTGTCATCTGCCACCACAGGACCAAGAACAAACAATCTGACTCCTCATTCaatgaaat
Coding sequences within:
- the LOC115148886 gene encoding PR domain zinc finger protein 15, which gives rise to MTEQPDEFIWCDDCGQYHDSECPELGPVVTVQDSFVLSRARSSLPESLEIRQVPDGKEGVFVLQRLVKRTRFGPFEARRISHLDKEGLFPLKIFQRDGLVVCFDSANEDDCNWMMLVRPATDYQHQNLTAYQQDDEVYFNTSQDVLPGSELRVWYGAFYAKKMERPMLKSPVHPPPAVVDTTSTMPEGALSKAGVSQALVVGENDADHLLSHLQEVKDVAPPPDDQSQQQEEAQLVTPDDGPSAEPIPAPPLPAPKRRLGRPGKRAKGGRKPSTATIAAKKKIAACLEPAEKALNTVPADGGEAMLDGNDLEIGPDGVAVTMPRVTRTLLSAGMPGSRKRFLRQGGDHKRLYKCTLCNKVFQNSSNLNRHIRSHGDKLFKCDECDKMFSRKESLKQHISYKHSKNEPDVEYRYKCNTCDKAFRLENALEFHNCRTDDKTFQCEICSRFFSTNSNLSKHKKKHGEKLYACEICSKMFYRKDVMQDHQKRHTVANPKHLKREELEANGEEGTKYRKEPSACPICGKVFSCRSNMNKHLLTHGDKKYTCEICGRKFFRVDVLRDHIHVHFKDIALMDEQEREEFIRKIGISVDSSDDTDEEDEDYGQETHKYSCKKCQVTFFKGRDYLKHIMDLHKERGYGCIICNRRFALKATYNAHLVIHREQLPDPAVQRYIHPCEMCGRIFNSIGNLERHKVIHTGVKSHGCDQCGKSFARKDMLKEHLRVHDNVRDFLCAECGKGMKTKHALRHHMKLHKGIKEYECKECNRKFAQKVNMLKHYKRHTGIKDFMCELCGKTFSERNTMETHKLIHTVGKTWSCAVCDKKYVTEYMLQKHVQLTHEKVEAQSCHMCGTKVSTRASMNRHMRRKHPEVVTVRIDEFDELQEDSTIDESSISIVQPTLTLEKEALSGERPQRTPRPPRKKQKQLEEPELSDSDEYADFTGKGVQYTTTIVGDETSSAVQSIQQVVVLADPNVSSASSPNSSVGLTNITVTPITTHAPAQFTSLQPVAVGHLTASDHRPLTLDSSILTVTFDTVSGSAMLHNRPAELTTETVGPGGASTGPQSVAHFINLTTFVNPMGHPLEAPTLAWRPVTQAEGVQVTPVAEGAPGDAQDSETQTPEQARQAQAAQQQQANTTQQMFSY